One Chitinophaga sp. H8 DNA window includes the following coding sequences:
- a CDS encoding MBL fold metallo-hydrolase produces MARIIPLSEGSFTVDATKKFIPFKEGTDTMQARSVGSLLVEIQPFLVITDQDYILFDTGLGFRNPDGVLQIHQHLIDNGINPMEVTKVLMSHLHKDHSGGVSAIDPVTGERALSFPHATYYVNNEEMAYAMEHAGKSYHAEDIILLQERDNVIFTTGNGTIDGYIHYELTGGHCPYHQVFLVDDGDDKIFFGGDVAPQISQMKSRFVAKYDYDGKRSMELRQEFLERGKKENWTFLYYHDTKEPFGKF; encoded by the coding sequence ATGGCGCGTATTATTCCATTGTCAGAAGGTTCATTTACGGTAGATGCTACCAAGAAATTTATTCCATTCAAAGAAGGGACAGACACTATGCAGGCGCGTAGTGTGGGATCATTGCTTGTAGAAATACAACCCTTTCTGGTAATTACAGACCAGGATTATATATTGTTTGATACCGGCCTGGGATTCCGTAATCCCGATGGGGTACTGCAAATCCATCAGCACCTCATTGATAATGGGATTAATCCCATGGAGGTTACCAAAGTACTGATGAGTCATCTGCATAAAGACCATTCAGGTGGGGTTTCTGCTATAGACCCCGTTACAGGGGAAAGGGCACTGAGTTTTCCGCATGCTACCTATTACGTGAATAACGAAGAAATGGCTTATGCTATGGAGCATGCAGGTAAATCTTATCATGCAGAAGATATTATTTTACTCCAGGAACGTGATAATGTAATCTTCACTACCGGCAACGGTACTATTGATGGCTATATCCATTATGAGCTGACCGGCGGGCATTGCCCTTATCATCAGGTATTCCTGGTAGATGATGGTGATGATAAAATATTCTTTGGAGGAGATGTGGCACCACAGATCTCACAAATGAAAAGCCGCTTTGTGGCCAAATACGATTATGATGGCAAACGGAGTATGGAATTAAGACAGGAATTCCTGGAACGCGGTAAAAAGGAAAACTGGACATTCCTGTATTACCATGATACCAAAGAACCTTTCGGTAAATTTTAA
- a CDS encoding AraC family transcriptional regulator, with protein sequence MYTLYNNFVITGQYFLKKWTHQQHDWAAFSEYRQKANHELYVPQTVLNLVVQGQKRMYDGNQVHSLQAGDVFLIPGDSLICSEILWQKNNFRSINLVLPDDALASYLPLNTHLVLPKKAVVLKADEHWHHFAQSLLRCFTGPDIGLPAREVVLNQALTLIGKQPHGKALLQMLAYNTRQVLPSVVQTLGTAVTAWQELDEIARKTYLSKATLKRRFKTVYHTSPMNWIWQKRLELACFLLRTSGQPIATVAYTAGFENVPHFYRMFKNNYGVTPAQWRMTA encoded by the coding sequence ATGTACACGTTATATAACAACTTTGTTATTACCGGTCAGTATTTCCTGAAAAAGTGGACGCATCAGCAACACGACTGGGCAGCATTCAGTGAATACAGACAAAAAGCGAATCATGAGCTGTATGTACCCCAAACGGTGCTCAACCTCGTGGTACAGGGACAGAAAAGAATGTATGATGGCAACCAGGTGCATAGCCTGCAGGCAGGGGATGTATTCCTGATCCCCGGCGATTCCCTTATTTGTTCAGAGATTTTATGGCAAAAAAATAACTTCCGGAGCATCAACCTGGTGCTGCCGGATGATGCATTGGCCAGCTATTTACCGCTTAATACCCACCTGGTACTTCCCAAAAAAGCAGTGGTATTGAAAGCAGATGAGCACTGGCACCATTTTGCTCAAAGCCTGCTCCGGTGTTTTACCGGTCCGGATATAGGATTACCGGCCAGGGAGGTGGTGCTAAACCAGGCACTGACACTTATCGGAAAACAGCCGCATGGGAAGGCGCTCCTGCAAATGTTGGCCTATAATACCCGCCAGGTGTTGCCCTCCGTAGTACAAACGCTTGGTACAGCAGTAACGGCCTGGCAGGAACTGGATGAAATTGCCCGGAAAACTTATCTCAGTAAGGCCACTTTAAAACGCCGCTTTAAAACAGTGTATCATACCAGTCCGATGAACTGGATCTGGCAGAAACGCCTGGAGCTGGCCTGCTTCCTCTTGCGTACCTCCGGACAGCCTATTGCCACGGTAGCCTATACTGCCGGCTTTGAAAATGTCCCGCACTTTTACAGGATGTTTAAAAATAATTATGGCGTTACGCCTGCTCAGTGGAGAATGACCGCATAA
- a CDS encoding nuclear transport factor 2 family protein, translated as MTHFAQEWLNAWNRHDMEAIMAHYAEDIIFYSPIIQKINNDPKGCIHGKTALQAYFSKALVAYPELHFELYHILEGINSVVLYYKSVGNRLSTEMMVLDETGKVKEVRAHYKQL; from the coding sequence ATGACCCACTTTGCACAAGAATGGCTGAATGCCTGGAACAGACATGATATGGAAGCTATCATGGCACATTATGCGGAGGATATTATATTCTATTCGCCTATTATTCAAAAGATCAATAACGACCCAAAGGGCTGCATACATGGAAAAACTGCTTTGCAGGCATATTTCAGCAAAGCATTGGTAGCTTATCCCGAACTGCATTTTGAATTATATCACATCCTGGAAGGGATCAACTCAGTAGTACTTTATTATAAAAGTGTGGGCAACCGCCTGAGTACAGAAATGATGGTACTGGATGAAACCGGAAAAGTAAAAGAGGTCAGGGCACATTACAAGCAGCTGTAA
- a CDS encoding RNA polymerase sigma factor, translating to MAVSQDDKDLLAIYQQPATREKGFTLIIQKYQERLYWHIRRLVVEHEDANDVLQNVFIKVWKNLQGFREDAQLYTWLYKIATNECLSFLEQQKRKQTVSLSDVETGLENKLKADSQFDANKLEWKLQRAILTLPEKQRIVFNLRYYDEMPYEEMSRVLDTSEGALKASYHHAVKKIEEFIKST from the coding sequence ATGGCCGTTTCACAGGATGACAAGGATTTATTGGCTATTTACCAGCAGCCGGCTACCCGGGAAAAAGGATTTACACTCATTATCCAGAAGTACCAGGAACGGTTGTATTGGCATATCCGCCGTCTGGTGGTAGAGCATGAGGATGCAAACGATGTATTGCAGAATGTGTTTATTAAGGTGTGGAAGAACCTACAGGGGTTCCGGGAAGATGCGCAGCTGTATACCTGGCTATATAAGATTGCAACCAATGAATGCCTTTCGTTTCTGGAGCAGCAGAAGCGCAAGCAAACGGTATCTTTATCGGATGTAGAAACAGGATTGGAGAATAAATTAAAGGCGGATAGCCAGTTCGATGCCAATAAGCTGGAATGGAAATTACAAAGAGCCATCCTCACTTTGCCCGAAAAACAACGTATCGTATTTAACCTCCGGTACTATGATGAAATGCCTTATGAAGAAATGAGCCGGGTACTGGACACTTCGGAAGGCGCTTTAAAAGCATCTTATCATCATGCCGTAAAAAAGATTGAAGAGTTCATAAAAAGCACATAA
- a CDS encoding transketolase family protein, protein MVKDIQVLNEKETRAGFGEGILEAGRKNPNVVALTADLLGSMKLNAFIKEFPDRFVQCGIAEANMIGIAAGLTIGGKIPYTTTFANFSTGRVYDQIRQSVAYSGKNVKICASHAGLTLGEDGATHQILEDIGLMKMLPGMTVIVPCDFNQTKAATMAIADHEGPVYLRFGRPKWPNFTPENQKFEIGKAQVLNEGNDISIFACGHLVWIAIEAGRILEEKGYSVEIINIHTIKPLDEAAVIRSITKTGCAVTAEEHNVLGGLGDSIAQVASRNHPIPIEYVGTNDTFGESGKPLELLTKYGLDAAHIVAAAEKAMSRKK, encoded by the coding sequence ATGGTAAAAGATATTCAAGTATTAAATGAAAAAGAAACCCGTGCAGGGTTTGGAGAAGGGATACTGGAAGCGGGCCGTAAAAACCCTAATGTGGTGGCTCTGACTGCCGATTTGCTGGGTTCTATGAAGCTGAATGCCTTTATTAAGGAGTTTCCTGACCGTTTTGTACAATGCGGTATTGCAGAAGCCAATATGATAGGTATTGCAGCAGGTTTGACCATTGGTGGCAAAATTCCTTACACTACTACTTTTGCCAATTTTTCAACCGGCAGGGTATATGATCAGATACGTCAATCAGTAGCCTATTCCGGCAAGAATGTTAAAATATGTGCTTCCCATGCAGGGTTAACCCTGGGGGAAGATGGTGCCACGCACCAGATACTGGAAGATATTGGTTTAATGAAGATGTTGCCAGGTATGACAGTGATTGTACCATGCGACTTCAACCAAACAAAAGCGGCTACCATGGCCATTGCGGATCATGAGGGCCCGGTATATCTCCGTTTTGGTCGTCCAAAGTGGCCGAACTTTACACCGGAGAATCAAAAATTTGAGATCGGTAAAGCACAGGTATTGAATGAAGGCAATGATATCTCCATTTTTGCGTGTGGCCACCTGGTTTGGATAGCTATTGAAGCAGGCCGCATCCTGGAAGAAAAAGGGTATAGTGTAGAAATCATCAATATCCATACTATCAAGCCGCTGGATGAAGCTGCTGTGATCCGTTCCATTACAAAAACGGGCTGTGCAGTGACCGCAGAAGAGCATAATGTGCTGGGCGGTTTGGGAGACAGCATTGCGCAGGTTGCTTCCCGCAATCATCCAATTCCTATTGAGTATGTAGGCACTAATGATACTTTTGGAGAAAGTGGCAAGCCATTGGAACTGCTTACCAAGTATGGCCTGGACGCAGCTCATATCGTAGCTGCGGCAGAAAAAGCCATGTCAAGGAAAAAATAA
- the galE gene encoding UDP-glucose 4-epimerase GalE — protein MKVLVTGGCGYIGSHTIVDLINHGFDVVSVDSNIRSTTQLLEGVERITGKKIRNYKVDLCNQEDTHAVFHENRDIIGVIHFAALKTVPESVAEPLLYFQNNLSSLINVLKCVKEFNIPNMVFSSSCSVYGNTKALPVVESTPLGEAQSPYARTKQMGEQIIEDYSKVNDTQSIILRYFNPVGAHPSALIGELPLGKPDNLVPVITQTAIGKIPKMSVYGHDFDTRDGSCVRDYIHVTDIANAHTKALQYLIEQRNDSNCEIFNLGTGNGVTVLEAIKAFEKISGLKLKYVLAPGREGDVIEIYANNSHAREKLGWEPKIGIEDMMRTAWQWEVSLRDKVLSN, from the coding sequence ATGAAGGTTCTTGTTACCGGCGGTTGTGGTTACATTGGTTCCCATACAATTGTAGATCTAATCAATCATGGGTTTGATGTGGTTTCCGTGGATAGTAATATCCGGAGCACTACACAATTATTGGAAGGCGTAGAGCGCATTACCGGCAAAAAGATCCGTAATTATAAGGTGGATCTTTGCAATCAGGAAGATACGCATGCCGTATTTCATGAAAACAGAGATATTATCGGAGTTATTCATTTTGCTGCATTAAAGACGGTTCCGGAATCCGTAGCAGAGCCACTGCTGTATTTTCAAAACAATCTATCCTCCCTCATCAATGTATTAAAATGTGTGAAGGAGTTTAATATACCCAATATGGTATTCTCTTCTTCCTGCTCTGTGTATGGCAATACCAAAGCTTTGCCTGTAGTGGAATCGACTCCACTTGGAGAAGCGCAATCCCCTTATGCCCGCACCAAACAGATGGGAGAACAGATCATAGAGGATTATAGCAAGGTAAACGATACCCAGTCTATCATTTTGCGGTATTTTAACCCGGTAGGCGCACATCCTTCCGCCCTGATAGGGGAATTACCATTAGGGAAACCAGACAACCTGGTACCGGTGATCACGCAAACTGCGATCGGTAAAATACCCAAGATGAGTGTGTATGGGCATGATTTTGATACCCGGGATGGTTCCTGTGTAAGGGATTATATTCATGTAACAGATATCGCCAATGCGCATACCAAAGCCTTACAGTACCTGATTGAGCAGCGCAATGACAGTAACTGTGAGATCTTCAACCTGGGTACAGGTAATGGTGTCACCGTACTGGAAGCGATCAAGGCATTCGAAAAAATCTCTGGCTTAAAACTGAAATATGTGCTGGCACCGGGCCGGGAAGGGGATGTTATTGAAATTTATGCTAATAACAGCCATGCGAGGGAAAAACTGGGCTGGGAGCCGAAAATAGGCATTGAAGATATGATGCGTACGGCCTGGCAGTGGGAAGTATCCTTACGTGACAAGGTACTGAGCAACTAA
- the rfbA gene encoding glucose-1-phosphate thymidylyltransferase RfbA: MKGIILAGGSGTRLHPITYAISKQIMPVYDKPMIYYPLSTLMLAGIKEILIISTPHDLPAFKRLFGTGEQLGLQLSYAEQAVPNGLAQAFVIGAEFIGNDPVALVLGDNIFYGAGLGTQLANNTTPDGGIVYAYQVSDPERYGVVEFNKDMQAVSIEEKPQHPKSKYAVPGLYFYDNEVVAIAKNLQPSARGEYEITDVNREYLRRGKLKVSILPRGTAWLDTGTFDSLMQASQFVQVIEQRQGIKVACIEEIAFRKGFITAAQLQELAKPLLKSGYGEYLINIQ; the protein is encoded by the coding sequence ATGAAAGGAATTATTTTAGCCGGCGGTTCCGGCACCAGGTTGCACCCCATAACATATGCCATCAGTAAACAGATCATGCCTGTTTATGACAAACCGATGATCTACTATCCTTTATCCACACTTATGCTGGCAGGCATAAAAGAGATACTGATCATTTCCACTCCGCATGATCTTCCTGCTTTTAAGCGGCTGTTTGGCACCGGAGAACAACTGGGGCTTCAATTAAGTTATGCTGAGCAGGCAGTACCTAACGGGCTGGCGCAGGCATTTGTAATTGGTGCTGAATTTATAGGCAATGATCCTGTAGCCCTTGTTTTAGGGGATAACATCTTTTATGGAGCCGGTTTAGGCACCCAGCTGGCCAATAATACGACCCCTGATGGCGGCATCGTGTATGCTTATCAGGTGTCTGATCCTGAGCGGTATGGCGTTGTGGAGTTTAATAAAGATATGCAGGCCGTATCTATTGAGGAGAAGCCACAGCACCCCAAATCGAAATATGCTGTACCTGGCTTGTATTTTTACGACAATGAGGTAGTGGCCATTGCTAAAAATTTGCAACCCAGTGCCAGGGGGGAGTATGAGATTACGGATGTGAACAGGGAATACCTTCGTCGCGGGAAATTAAAAGTATCTATCTTGCCGCGTGGAACTGCCTGGCTGGATACGGGCACTTTTGATTCGCTGATGCAGGCATCCCAGTTTGTACAGGTAATAGAGCAGCGGCAGGGCATTAAAGTGGCTTGTATTGAAGAGATTGCATTCCGCAAAGGATTTATTACAGCTGCACAACTGCAGGAGCTGGCAAAACCATTGCTGAAGAGTGGCTATGGTGAGTACCTGATAAATATTCAGTGA
- a CDS encoding inorganic phosphate transporter: MTFLVIIIILAFIFDYINGFHDAANSIATIVSTKVLTPFQAVLWAAVFNFAAFFLAKHVIGEFKVGNTIAKSVFEQFITLKVIFSGLVAAIIWNLFTWWYGIPSSSSHTLIGGFIGAAVTGAGGSFDVINFSKVLPTIYFIILAPLIGMVVAFVLTVFIINICKKANPFRAENWFKRLQLVSSAALSLGHGSNDAQKVMGIIAAALVAHGSIEKITDVPDWVPFSCFCAIALGTMSGGWKIVKTMGTRITKVTPLEGVAAEGAGAITLFLTETLGIPVSTTHTITGAIIGVGATKRLSAVRWGVTVSLLWAWILTIPISALLAAAVYFVVNLFIK; this comes from the coding sequence ATGACATTTCTGGTAATCATCATTATACTGGCATTTATTTTCGATTATATTAACGGGTTTCATGACGCGGCCAATTCCATTGCCACGATTGTTTCCACCAAGGTACTGACTCCTTTTCAGGCGGTATTATGGGCTGCGGTGTTCAACTTTGCAGCATTTTTCCTTGCCAAGCATGTCATTGGTGAATTTAAAGTAGGTAATACGATTGCCAAATCAGTATTTGAGCAGTTTATTACCCTAAAGGTGATCTTTAGCGGGCTGGTAGCTGCCATTATATGGAATCTGTTCACCTGGTGGTATGGTATTCCATCCAGTTCTTCCCATACTTTGATAGGTGGTTTTATCGGAGCGGCCGTTACTGGCGCGGGAGGATCATTTGACGTGATAAATTTTTCCAAAGTATTACCTACTATCTATTTTATCATACTAGCTCCGCTGATAGGGATGGTCGTCGCCTTTGTCCTTACCGTATTTATTATAAACATCTGTAAAAAAGCGAATCCGTTCCGGGCAGAGAACTGGTTTAAGCGTTTACAGCTGGTATCCTCTGCCGCGCTGAGCCTTGGCCACGGGAGTAATGATGCCCAGAAAGTGATGGGTATTATTGCCGCAGCCCTGGTGGCACATGGTTCAATAGAGAAGATTACGGATGTGCCGGATTGGGTACCCTTTTCCTGTTTTTGTGCCATTGCATTAGGAACGATGAGCGGGGGCTGGAAAATTGTAAAAACGATGGGTACCCGTATTACCAAGGTAACCCCGCTGGAAGGGGTAGCCGCCGAAGGTGCCGGTGCTATTACCCTTTTCCTGACCGAAACGCTGGGTATTCCAGTTAGTACCACTCACACGATCACGGGTGCGATCATTGGGGTAGGAGCCACTAAACGTTTGTCAGCCGTGCGCTGGGGAGTAACTGTAAGCCTTTTATGGGCGTGGATCCTTACCATCCCTATCAGTGCTTTACTAGCAGCTGCTGTTTACTTTGTTGTAAATCTCTTTATCAAATAA
- a CDS encoding DUF47 domain-containing protein — protein MGGFNSFVKLFLPKDRVFYSLFEDVAANLVEMSEVLIEVVTTNDPSTRKDKIHLIERLEHKNDDYTHRIFVELGQNFITPFDREDIHYLASTLDDVADYIHGSAKRIDIYKVHTINESIRKLAELIHLGVLELHKAIPELRNMHNMRVITDACVKINSLENHADDIYDMAIADLFDTETNAAELIKMREIYQALEIATDKCEDCANVIETIIIKYS, from the coding sequence ATGGGAGGCTTCAACTCTTTTGTTAAATTATTCTTGCCGAAAGACCGGGTTTTTTATTCTTTGTTTGAGGACGTAGCGGCTAATCTGGTAGAAATGTCCGAAGTATTGATAGAAGTAGTGACTACCAATGATCCCTCCACCCGTAAAGATAAAATCCACCTGATAGAACGGCTGGAGCACAAAAACGATGATTATACCCACCGTATATTTGTAGAGCTGGGTCAGAATTTTATCACTCCTTTTGACCGGGAGGACATTCACTATCTGGCTTCCACGCTGGATGATGTGGCAGATTACATCCACGGTTCTGCCAAAAGGATCGATATCTATAAAGTACATACTATCAATGAGAGCATCCGTAAGCTGGCGGAATTGATTCATTTGGGTGTACTGGAACTGCATAAAGCTATTCCTGAGTTGCGTAACATGCATAATATGCGTGTTATTACGGATGCCTGCGTAAAGATCAACAGTTTGGAGAACCATGCTGATGATATTTATGATATGGCTATTGCCGACCTGTTTGACACGGAAACAAATGCTGCAGAACTCATTAAGATGCGTGAAATATACCAGGCACTGGAAATTGCAACGGACAAATGTGAAGATTGTGCCAATGTTATAGAAACCATCATTATTAAGTACTCTTAA
- a CDS encoding UDP-2,3-diacylglucosamine diphosphatase: protein MSDKRPLDIAVISDVHLGIYGCHAKELVQYLDSIDPKILILNGDIIDIWQFSKRYFPKAHTKVIRRILKMTGKGTEVYYLTGNHDEALRKYAGFGLGNFVIDNKLVLEVDGKMHWFFHGDVYDITMKNSKWLAKLGGKGYDILIILNRLVNNVLEKMGREKMSFSKKVKHSVKQAVKFISDFEQIVAEIAIDKKFDVVCCGHIHQPIIKEMQVGEQSVTYLNSGDWVESLTALEYTGKQWSLYQHPETRAKTTAPEEDDDGLPEWAAARTISFPAP from the coding sequence ATGTCAGATAAACGCCCATTAGATATCGCTGTTATCTCAGATGTTCACCTGGGAATTTATGGTTGTCATGCCAAAGAACTCGTTCAATACCTCGATAGTATTGACCCTAAAATACTGATACTGAACGGGGATATTATAGATATCTGGCAGTTCAGCAAACGCTATTTTCCGAAAGCCCATACCAAAGTTATCCGGCGCATCCTTAAAATGACGGGCAAAGGCACTGAAGTATACTACCTCACCGGCAACCACGACGAGGCCCTCCGCAAATATGCAGGTTTCGGACTGGGCAATTTCGTGATAGACAATAAACTGGTCCTGGAGGTAGATGGTAAAATGCACTGGTTCTTCCATGGGGACGTGTACGATATTACCATGAAAAACTCCAAATGGCTGGCCAAACTGGGTGGAAAAGGATATGATATACTGATTATCCTCAACCGGCTGGTAAATAATGTACTGGAAAAAATGGGCAGGGAAAAAATGTCTTTCTCCAAAAAAGTAAAGCACAGCGTAAAACAGGCAGTGAAATTTATATCAGACTTTGAACAGATCGTAGCGGAAATCGCCATCGATAAAAAATTTGATGTGGTGTGCTGTGGCCATATTCATCAACCTATTATTAAGGAAATGCAGGTAGGGGAACAGTCGGTGACTTATCTCAACTCAGGCGACTGGGTAGAGAGCCTCACTGCCCTCGAATATACCGGCAAACAATGGTCCCTGTATCAACACCCCGAAACCCGCGCTAAAACAACTGCTCCTGAAGAGGACGACGATGGTTTACCGGAATGGGCTGCTGCCAGAACCATTTCTTTCCCCGCGCCCTGA
- a CDS encoding TonB-dependent receptor, producing MKRSIVLLQLLGVWVLLGLAQSVYAQTNGKIVGKVTDKKTGEALIGVTVLIQNAGKGTVTDVEGRYTLNVPAGTYVLDFKYMGYQTKSISDVVIKTGNPVNLDVIMDEPSSKALQEVVIRGSFKQESINALLTFQKNTNTVAQVVSAESIKKSPDRNTGEVLKRVSGVSLQEGKYLVVRGLADRYNQATLNGALLASTEPDRKSFSFDIFPAAIVDNIIINKAATPEMPGEFAGGLVQVNTKDVPDKDFFQIAVGSGFNTQTISHDFYNYKGGKTDFLGLADGSRKMPSDFPSVAAINAGDKTQNAQAGQKLNDIWTYKSAPTPINKSLQLSGGFNNIGSHTKGLGAIFSLNYNNQSRFSEIIRRNYDASGAPQFDNNDKQYATNILFGGLANFTYRSGNNKFSWKNSYNINSTDQTTLREGRDILSDTEVRKIRSEELSFVSNRLFNSQLIGDHFLRGSGIKIKWNINYGLLNQDVPDLRRLKYTMNDDGRYYANIASNGGNSRNAGRFFSTLNENVIGGSLDGTKSFKLWGQQQQIKIGGLYQRKDRKFDARGISISKAENAPNDLVYLPPSEILNKENYGPDKFFLVDLTSNADSYKAYANLGAGYVQFDNQIGAKFRLVWGARVEAYQQHLESRNLVPSNNEAVDVLPSINLTYLQSEKVNIRLTASQTVSRPEFREISPFTFYDYERDGVVAGNPKLTRTKITNADLRYEIYPRAGEVFTVGLFYKFFDKPIESTYETGQGSPSFNYQNAKSATSYGAELEIRKKLDFIQSKILQQFTVFTNLAVIKSNVAYPKDFLGQIDRPMQGQSPYLINAGLQYDNTASGTSATALFNVIGRRISQVGNDNVPPIWENPRPLLDFQLSQQLFKNAGLKLSVTDILNKRAIYYWDQDNSKKYSSGKDLTINQFSYGTNVSIQFNYMF from the coding sequence GTGAAACGCAGTATTGTTCTATTACAATTATTAGGAGTATGGGTATTGTTGGGATTGGCACAAAGCGTATATGCGCAAACTAATGGCAAAATAGTAGGTAAAGTTACTGATAAGAAAACCGGGGAAGCACTGATCGGTGTAACCGTATTGATCCAAAATGCAGGCAAAGGAACCGTAACAGATGTAGAAGGAAGATATACCTTAAATGTACCTGCAGGCACCTATGTACTGGACTTTAAATACATGGGGTATCAAACAAAATCTATTTCAGACGTTGTTATAAAAACCGGTAACCCCGTAAACCTGGATGTCATCATGGATGAACCTTCCAGCAAAGCATTACAGGAAGTAGTGATCAGAGGTTCCTTTAAACAGGAGTCTATTAATGCACTGCTTACCTTTCAGAAAAATACCAATACGGTAGCACAGGTGGTGTCTGCTGAATCCATTAAAAAATCTCCGGACAGAAATACCGGTGAAGTACTGAAACGTGTTTCGGGTGTTTCACTGCAGGAAGGAAAATACCTCGTGGTACGCGGACTGGCAGACAGATACAACCAGGCTACTTTAAATGGTGCACTGCTGGCTTCTACTGAACCTGACCGTAAATCATTCTCTTTTGATATCTTCCCCGCTGCTATCGTAGATAATATTATTATCAACAAAGCAGCCACCCCGGAAATGCCCGGCGAATTTGCCGGTGGCCTGGTACAGGTAAATACCAAAGATGTGCCGGATAAAGACTTCTTCCAGATCGCAGTGGGTAGTGGCTTCAATACCCAAACAATCAGCCACGATTTCTATAACTATAAAGGCGGAAAAACAGATTTCCTGGGCCTGGCAGATGGATCCCGGAAAATGCCATCCGACTTCCCCTCTGTAGCGGCCATCAATGCGGGTGATAAAACCCAAAATGCCCAGGCAGGACAAAAACTAAACGATATCTGGACATATAAATCTGCGCCCACCCCCATCAACAAAAGTCTCCAGCTGAGTGGTGGATTTAATAATATCGGCTCTCATACAAAAGGTCTGGGTGCCATATTTTCCCTGAACTATAATAACCAAAGCCGCTTCAGCGAAATCATACGCAGGAACTATGACGCGAGTGGTGCACCACAGTTTGATAATAATGATAAACAATATGCAACCAATATATTGTTTGGCGGACTGGCCAACTTCACCTACCGCTCCGGTAATAATAAGTTCAGCTGGAAAAACTCCTATAATATTAATAGTACCGATCAAACGACGCTCCGCGAAGGAAGGGATATCCTGAGTGATACCGAAGTCCGGAAAATCCGTAGTGAAGAACTGAGCTTTGTGTCTAACCGGTTGTTTAATTCCCAGCTGATTGGAGACCATTTCTTAAGAGGAAGCGGTATCAAAATTAAATGGAACATTAATTATGGCCTGCTGAACCAGGATGTACCGGATCTGAGAAGATTAAAGTATACCATGAATGATGATGGCCGCTATTATGCCAACATCGCTTCCAATGGTGGTAACTCCAGAAACGCCGGCCGCTTCTTTTCTACCCTGAACGAAAATGTAATCGGTGGATCATTGGATGGTACCAAATCTTTTAAACTCTGGGGACAACAACAGCAAATAAAGATCGGTGGATTATACCAGAGAAAAGACCGCAAATTCGATGCCCGCGGTATCTCTATCTCTAAAGCAGAAAATGCACCCAATGACCTGGTATACCTGCCACCTTCCGAAATCCTGAATAAAGAAAACTACGGACCGGATAAGTTCTTCCTCGTAGATCTTACCTCTAATGCGGATTCCTATAAAGCTTACGCTAACTTGGGGGCAGGATACGTACAGTTCGACAACCAGATCGGTGCAAAATTCCGCCTCGTTTGGGGGGCCCGCGTAGAAGCATATCAGCAACACCTGGAATCACGTAATCTGGTGCCTTCCAATAATGAAGCGGTTGATGTACTGCCTTCCATCAACCTCACCTATCTGCAAAGCGAAAAAGTGAATATCAGGCTTACGGCTTCACAAACAGTATCCCGCCCTGAATTCCGGGAAATATCTCCATTCACTTTCTATGATTATGAACGCGATGGGGTAGTAGCTGGTAATCCTAAACTGACCCGCACTAAAATAACCAATGCTGATTTACGCTATGAAATATATCCGCGTGCAGGAGAAGTATTTACAGTAGGATTGTTTTATAAGTTCTTTGATAAACCTATCGAATCTACTTATGAAACCGGACAAGGTTCTCCATCCTTTAATTATCAGAATGCTAAAAGTGCTACCAGCTACGGTGCAGAACTGGAGATCAGGAAGAAACTGGACTTTATCCAAAGCAAAATATTGCAGCAATTTACTGTATTCACCAACCTGGCAGTCATTAAAAGTAACGTAGCTTACCCGAAAGACTTTTTAGGACAGATAGACAGACCCATGCAGGGCCAGTCGCCTTATCTGATCAATGCCGGCCTGCAATATGATAACACCGCATCCGGTACCAGCGCTACCGCATTATTTAACGTGATCGGCAGAAGAATCAGCCAGGTAGGTAATGATAATGTACCTCCTATCTGGGAAAATCCAAGACCGCTGCTGGATTTCCAGTTGTCACAACAATTGTTTAAAAATGCAGGGCTTAAACTGAGCGTTACAGATATCCTGAACAAACGCGCTATCTATTATTGGGACCAGGACAATAGCAAAAAATATTCTTCCGGAAAGGATTTGACCATTAACCAGTTCAGCTACGGCACTAATGTGTCCATACAGTTTAATTATATGTTCTGA